From Acidovorax sp. FHTAMBA, one genomic window encodes:
- a CDS encoding TRAP transporter large permease subunit, whose amino-acid sequence MTIALFLFVLFATMTLGVPIAFALMLTALALMVHLDFFDAQLLAQNMQAGFDSFPLLAVPFFILAGELMNAGGLSRRIIDLARTFVGHIPGGLGYVAIAASLMLASMSGSAIADTAALATLLLPMMRRQNYPDGSSAGLIAAGGIIAPIVPPSMPMVIYGVTTNTSISKLFLAGIVPGIMMAVALVLVWRWVAKDKNLSVATKTTWPERRRALASSVWAMMMPVIIIGGLRMGVFTPTEAAVVAAVYALLVATLVYRELNLAGIYKVFVAAAKTTGVVMFLCGAATAASYMVTLADLPSQLAQSMGPLLQSPVLFMAVVCTFLLAVGMVMDLTPTILILAPVLAPLAAKAGIDPVYFGFVFIFVGCLGLLTPPVGTVLNVVAGIGRLRMEPVIRGVLPFLLIYITMLALLILFPAIVLWPLKLMF is encoded by the coding sequence ATGACGATTGCCCTGTTTCTCTTCGTTCTGTTCGCCACCATGACGCTGGGCGTGCCCATTGCGTTTGCGCTCATGCTCACCGCGCTGGCGCTGATGGTGCACCTCGACTTTTTTGACGCGCAGCTGCTGGCGCAGAACATGCAGGCCGGGTTTGACAGCTTTCCGCTGCTGGCGGTACCGTTCTTCATCCTGGCCGGCGAACTGATGAACGCCGGGGGCCTGAGCCGCCGCATCATCGACCTGGCCCGCACCTTTGTCGGCCACATTCCCGGCGGCCTGGGCTACGTGGCGATTGCTGCATCGCTGATGCTCGCGTCCATGAGCGGCTCGGCCATTGCCGACACTGCCGCGCTGGCCACCTTGCTGCTGCCCATGATGCGGCGCCAGAACTACCCCGACGGCTCCAGCGCCGGCCTCATTGCGGCGGGCGGCATCATCGCGCCCATCGTGCCGCCGTCCATGCCCATGGTGATCTATGGCGTGACGACCAACACCTCCATCAGCAAGCTGTTTCTGGCGGGCATCGTACCCGGCATCATGATGGCCGTAGCGCTGGTGCTGGTGTGGCGCTGGGTGGCCAAGGACAAGAACCTGTCGGTGGCCACCAAGACCACCTGGCCAGAGCGGCGCCGTGCGCTGGCCAGCAGCGTGTGGGCGATGATGATGCCGGTCATCATCATCGGCGGCCTGCGCATGGGCGTGTTCACGCCCACCGAGGCCGCTGTGGTGGCTGCCGTGTATGCCCTGCTGGTCGCCACGCTGGTGTATCGCGAACTCAACCTTGCAGGTATCTACAAGGTGTTTGTGGCGGCCGCCAAGACCACGGGCGTGGTGATGTTCCTGTGCGGCGCGGCCACGGCCGCCTCGTACATGGTGACACTGGCCGACCTTCCCAGCCAGCTGGCGCAAAGCATGGGCCCGCTGCTGCAAAGCCCGGTGCTGTTCATGGCGGTGGTCTGCACCTTCCTGCTGGCCGTGGGCATGGTGATGGACCTCACGCCCACCATCCTCATCCTGGCGCCGGTGCTGGCGCCCCTGGCCGCCAAGGCGGGCATCGACCCGGTGTACTTCGGCTTCGTCTTCATCTTTGTGGGCTGCCTGGGCCTGCTGACGCCGCCGGTGGGCACGGTGCTGAACGTGGTGGCCGGCATCGGGCGGCTGCGCATGGAGCCCGTCATCCGCGGGGTCCTGCCGTTCCTGCTCATCTACATCACCATGCTGGCGCTGCTCATCCTGTTCCCCGCCATCGTGCTGTGGCCGCTCAAGCTGATGTTCTGA
- a CDS encoding CBS domain-containing protein: MTIVAKILQSKPDASVHTITPAASVLDALRLMADKSIGALIVTEGEAIVGIFTERDYARKIALMGRTSAVTQVKDVMTSAVMFVRPDQTSEQCMQIMSNNRLRHLPVLSNGKLVGMISIGDLVKDIISEQKFIIEQLENYITGTH; encoded by the coding sequence ATGACCATCGTCGCCAAAATCCTGCAGTCCAAACCCGACGCCTCCGTCCACACCATCACCCCCGCAGCCTCGGTGCTGGATGCCCTGCGGCTCATGGCCGACAAGAGCATTGGCGCGCTCATCGTCACCGAGGGCGAGGCCATCGTCGGCATCTTTACCGAGCGCGACTACGCCCGCAAGATCGCGCTGATGGGGCGCACTTCTGCGGTGACACAGGTGAAGGATGTGATGACCTCGGCCGTGATGTTTGTGCGGCCCGACCAAACCAGCGAGCAATGCATGCAGATCATGAGCAACAACCGCCTGCGCCACCTGCCGGTGCTGAGCAACGGCAAGCTCGTGGGCATGATTTCCATCGGCGACCTGGTCAAGGACATCATCTCCGAGCAGAAATTCATCATCGAGCAGCTGGAAAACTACATCACCGGAACGCATTAA
- the aliB gene encoding cyclohexanecarboxyl-CoA dehydrogenase, which yields MNPNPYIDEDLQALADTARRFAEERVKPGFLERDKTRDLDRVLLREMGKLGFICPELPEQYGGLGMGCLAAGVIHEEIARADLSFSYLNLLASLNGQILSKYGNPEVVGPWLQKLTQGEAICCIALTEPRGGSDAANLRLRIERDGEFYVINGEKTSISAADQADIAVVFGRTGQPEDGAHGVTAVMVPMDAPGITTNRFDCHGQRAIGRGSIFFENVRVPVTHRLGDENKGFVQVMHGFDFSRSLIGLQCLAVARVALEETWEYITQRQAFGQPLSAFQGVTHPLAQYDTEVEGARLLCLQGLWLKDKGLPHTAEAGMAKWWGPKLSYDVIHQCLLCFGHGGYDRGLMEQRLRDVLGFQIGDGTAQIMKTIIARARAGRKFVPA from the coding sequence ATGAACCCGAACCCCTACATCGACGAAGACCTGCAGGCACTGGCCGATACCGCCCGCCGATTTGCTGAAGAGCGCGTGAAACCAGGCTTTCTGGAGCGCGACAAGACACGTGACCTGGACCGCGTGCTGCTGCGCGAGATGGGCAAGCTGGGGTTCATCTGCCCGGAGCTGCCCGAGCAGTACGGCGGCCTTGGCATGGGCTGCCTGGCCGCTGGCGTGATCCACGAAGAAATCGCCCGCGCCGACCTGAGCTTTTCGTACCTGAACCTGCTGGCCTCGCTCAACGGCCAGATCCTGTCCAAATACGGCAACCCCGAGGTGGTGGGGCCCTGGCTGCAAAAACTCACCCAGGGCGAAGCGATCTGCTGCATCGCCCTGACCGAGCCGCGCGGTGGCTCGGACGCGGCCAACCTGCGCCTGCGCATCGAACGCGACGGTGAGTTCTACGTCATCAACGGCGAAAAAACCTCCATCTCGGCCGCCGACCAGGCCGACATCGCGGTCGTGTTCGGGCGCACCGGCCAGCCGGAGGACGGAGCCCACGGCGTGACCGCCGTGATGGTGCCCATGGACGCCCCCGGCATCACCACCAACCGCTTCGACTGCCACGGCCAGCGTGCGATCGGCCGCGGCTCGATCTTCTTCGAGAACGTGCGCGTGCCCGTCACCCACCGCCTGGGCGACGAGAACAAGGGGTTTGTGCAGGTGATGCACGGATTTGACTTCTCGCGCTCGCTCATCGGCCTGCAATGCCTGGCCGTGGCGCGCGTGGCGCTGGAAGAAACCTGGGAATACATCACCCAGCGCCAGGCGTTTGGCCAGCCGCTGTCGGCCTTCCAGGGCGTGACACACCCGCTGGCGCAGTACGACACCGAGGTGGAAGGCGCGCGCCTGCTGTGCCTGCAAGGCCTGTGGCTCAAGGACAAGGGTCTGCCGCACACCGCCGAGGCCGGCATGGCCAAGTGGTGGGGCCCCAAGCTGTCATACGACGTGATCCACCAGTGCCTGCTGTGCTTCGGCCACGGCGGCTACGACCGCGGCCTGATGGAGCAGCGCCTGCGCGACGTCCTGGGCTTCCAGATTGGCGACGGCACAGCGCAGATCATGAAAACCATCATCGCCCGCGCCCGTGCCGGCCGCAAGTTTGTGCCCGCCTGA
- a CDS encoding AMP-binding protein has translation MPVVEPLQPSGAVWWPDHRTVEDANLTRFMRALGVDGFGALNERASADPAGFHEALIRFLDFRFQRPYDQVLDLSEGLPFARWCVGGTTNVVLNCVDRWRGTERYDQPALVWEGEDGTVTTWTFADLDREPCRLAWGLRRLGLGRGDVVGMYLPNLLQAAAAMLAVAKIGGILLPMFSGFGADAIAQRLNDGRAQALITVDGSLRRGKPMGAKIVADEALAHCPGVRHVVVLSHLATEHAWNEDRDHWWHELTAGAPQDCEAVRTEAMPADDPFLLMFTSGTSGKPKGVVHTHCGFPVKTALDLSICMDLKPQDRFLWMSDMGWLVGPILVFGGLQVGATVVLAEGAPNYPQPDRLWRLIERHRVSYLGLAPTVARLSMSLDEAALDALDLSSLRVIVSTGEPWTPEAWNWTFELVGKKNVPLLNYSGGTEVGGILTGTVIHPLKPCAFAGPVPGTGADVVDTDGATVAPGVTGELVMRSPSIGLTRGLWHDRERYLDSYWSRLPHLWVHGDFVSRDTDGMWYVHGRSDDTLKIAGKRTGPSEFEALLMGTGLLLDAAAIGVPDPVKGTAVVCVCVPPPGTELDTAGRTLSAAVVAGLGGAFKPARVVFVQDLPRTRTMKVMRRVVRSTWLGDDPGDLSTLLNPASVDAIRAAHAAQHAHSAA, from the coding sequence ATGCCAGTCGTCGAACCCCTCCAACCGTCCGGCGCCGTGTGGTGGCCCGACCACCGCACCGTGGAAGATGCCAACCTCACACGTTTCATGCGGGCACTGGGGGTTGATGGCTTCGGGGCGCTCAACGAACGCGCCAGCGCCGATCCGGCCGGGTTTCACGAGGCGCTCATCCGCTTTCTGGACTTCCGGTTCCAGCGCCCCTACGACCAGGTGCTGGACCTCAGCGAGGGGCTGCCGTTTGCGCGCTGGTGTGTGGGCGGCACCACCAATGTGGTGCTCAACTGCGTTGACCGTTGGCGCGGCACGGAGCGCTACGACCAGCCCGCGCTGGTCTGGGAAGGCGAAGACGGCACGGTCACCACCTGGACCTTTGCCGACCTGGACCGCGAACCCTGCCGCCTGGCATGGGGCCTGCGCCGCCTGGGCCTCGGGCGCGGCGACGTGGTGGGCATGTACCTGCCCAACCTGTTGCAGGCCGCTGCGGCCATGCTGGCGGTGGCCAAGATCGGCGGCATCCTGCTGCCCATGTTCTCTGGCTTTGGGGCGGACGCCATCGCCCAGCGCCTGAACGACGGCCGCGCCCAGGCGCTCATCACGGTGGATGGATCGCTGCGCCGTGGCAAGCCCATGGGGGCCAAGATCGTTGCCGACGAAGCACTTGCGCACTGCCCCGGCGTGCGGCATGTGGTGGTGCTCAGTCATTTGGCCACTGAGCACGCCTGGAACGAAGACCGCGACCACTGGTGGCACGAGCTCACCGCGGGCGCGCCACAAGATTGCGAGGCCGTCCGCACCGAGGCCATGCCCGCTGACGACCCGTTTTTGCTCATGTTCACGTCTGGCACCAGCGGCAAGCCCAAGGGCGTGGTGCACACACACTGCGGCTTCCCGGTCAAGACGGCGCTGGACCTGTCGATCTGCATGGACCTCAAGCCGCAGGACCGGTTTCTGTGGATGTCCGACATGGGCTGGCTGGTCGGCCCGATTCTGGTGTTTGGCGGACTGCAGGTGGGCGCCACCGTGGTGCTGGCCGAAGGCGCCCCCAACTACCCGCAACCCGACCGCCTGTGGCGCCTGATCGAGCGCCACCGCGTGAGCTACCTGGGCCTTGCGCCCACGGTGGCGCGGCTGTCGATGTCGCTGGATGAGGCGGCCCTCGATGCCCTGGATCTGTCGTCACTGCGCGTCATCGTCTCTACCGGCGAGCCCTGGACGCCCGAGGCCTGGAACTGGACCTTCGAACTTGTGGGCAAGAAAAATGTGCCGCTGCTCAATTACTCCGGCGGTACCGAAGTGGGCGGCATTCTCACCGGCACGGTGATCCACCCGCTCAAGCCCTGCGCCTTTGCCGGCCCCGTGCCGGGCACGGGCGCCGATGTGGTCGATACCGATGGCGCCACCGTGGCCCCGGGCGTAACAGGCGAGCTGGTGATGCGCAGCCCCAGCATTGGCCTCACGCGCGGTCTGTGGCACGACCGCGAACGCTACCTGGACAGCTACTGGTCGCGCCTGCCCCACCTGTGGGTGCATGGCGACTTCGTAAGCCGCGACACCGACGGCATGTGGTACGTGCACGGCCGATCGGACGACACCCTCAAGATCGCAGGCAAACGCACGGGCCCGTCCGAGTTCGAAGCCCTGCTGATGGGCACGGGGCTGCTGCTCGATGCCGCCGCGATTGGCGTGCCCGACCCCGTCAAAGGCACGGCCGTGGTCTGCGTGTGTGTGCCGCCCCCCGGCACCGAGCTGGACACTGCAGGCCGCACCCTGTCGGCCGCCGTGGTCGCAGGGCTGGGCGGCGCCTTCAAGCCCGCGCGGGTGGTGTTCGTGCAGGACCTGCCCCGCACCCGCACCATGAAGGTGATGCGCCGCGTAGTGCGCAGCACCTGGCTGGGTGATGACCCCGGCGACCTCAGCACGCTGCTCAACCCCGCGTCGGTGGACGCGATCCGCGCCGCACATGCCGCACAGCACGCGCACAGCGCAGCGTGA
- a CDS encoding LacI family DNA-binding transcriptional regulator, producing MPTSSHPGKSESRRRSSGRTTLSDVAKAAGVSPITASRALRGERGVAQELVQRVKDAARQLGYVPDPAARALASQRSVQVPVLVPLLSNALFVDVLESVHRTLFPHGYQALIGVTHYNPEEEEQLLRTYLAHRPAGLLVTGFDRTEASRQMIAASGVPCVHLMEMTPAPGVFCVGFSQHDAGHRMTAHLLERGYRHIAFVAAQLDPRTMQRAEGYRRCLREAGVYDPRLELLSPQPSSIRLGAELLEEVLRTRPGVDAVFFCNDDLAQGGLLAAQRLGLAVPGRVAIAGFNDLAGSDQMLPPLTTVRTPRSAVGEASAQMLLALMRGEVPPNNSVDLGFELTVREST from the coding sequence TTGCCCACCTCTTCCCACCCTGGCAAATCCGAATCCCGGCGCCGCTCCAGCGGCCGCACCACCCTGAGCGATGTGGCCAAGGCCGCGGGCGTGAGCCCCATCACCGCGTCCCGCGCACTGCGCGGCGAGCGGGGTGTGGCGCAAGAGCTGGTGCAGCGCGTGAAAGATGCCGCCCGGCAACTGGGCTACGTGCCCGACCCTGCAGCCCGCGCGCTGGCATCCCAGCGCAGCGTACAGGTGCCCGTGCTGGTGCCGCTGCTGTCCAACGCGCTGTTTGTGGACGTGCTCGAATCCGTGCACCGCACTCTCTTCCCCCACGGCTATCAGGCGCTGATCGGCGTGACGCACTACAACCCGGAGGAAGAAGAGCAACTGCTGCGAACCTACCTGGCGCACCGCCCCGCAGGCCTGCTGGTGACGGGCTTTGACCGCACCGAGGCTTCGCGCCAGATGATTGCCGCCAGCGGCGTGCCCTGCGTGCACCTGATGGAGATGACCCCTGCGCCCGGCGTGTTCTGCGTGGGCTTTTCGCAGCACGACGCGGGCCACCGCATGACGGCCCACCTGCTGGAGCGCGGCTACCGGCACATCGCCTTTGTGGCTGCCCAGCTCGACCCGCGCACCATGCAGCGCGCCGAAGGCTACCGCCGCTGCCTGCGCGAGGCCGGGGTGTACGACCCGCGGCTGGAGTTGCTCAGCCCCCAGCCCTCTTCCATCCGCCTGGGGGCCGAACTGCTGGAAGAAGTGCTGCGCACCCGCCCCGGCGTGGATGCCGTGTTCTTCTGCAACGACGACCTGGCCCAGGGCGGCTTGCTGGCCGCCCAGCGCCTGGGCCTGGCCGTACCGGGCCGCGTGGCCATTGCCGGGTTCAATGACCTGGCGGGCAGCGACCAGATGCTGCCGCCGCTGACCACCGTGCGCACCCCGCGCTCTGCCGTGGGCGAAGCCAGTGCGCAGATGCTGCTGGCGCTGATGCGGGGCGAGGTTCCGCCCAATAACTCGGTAGATCTGGGGTTTGAGCTGACGGTGCGCGAAAGCACCTGA
- a CDS encoding ABC transporter ATP-binding protein encodes MNTNTNPSTHPSLSTKFIEVHGVEQTFKTAKGLFPALRDINLTIAKGEFVALIGHSGCGKSTLLNLIAGLTTPTNGALLCANKEIKGPGPERAVVFQNHSLLPWLTCFDNIYLAVERVFGAKESKAQLRARTDAALALVGLTPAGQKRPGEISGGMKQRVGIARALSMEPQVLLMDEPFGALDALTRAKLQDELLEIVARTHSTVVMVTHDVDEAVLLSDKIVMMTNGPAATIGEVLSVDLPRPRKRVELAEDPQYVHYRKAVIDFLYTRQGHVEKAA; translated from the coding sequence ATGAACACGAATACGAACCCCTCGACACATCCCTCGCTGTCCACCAAGTTCATCGAGGTACATGGCGTCGAGCAGACCTTCAAGACGGCCAAGGGCCTGTTCCCGGCACTGCGCGACATCAACCTGACCATCGCCAAAGGCGAGTTCGTGGCGCTGATCGGCCACTCAGGATGCGGCAAGTCCACGCTGCTGAACCTGATCGCCGGCCTGACCACGCCCACCAACGGCGCACTGCTCTGCGCCAACAAGGAAATCAAGGGCCCCGGCCCCGAGCGCGCCGTCGTCTTCCAGAACCACTCGCTGCTGCCCTGGCTCACCTGCTTTGACAACATCTACCTCGCGGTGGAGCGGGTGTTTGGGGCCAAGGAAAGCAAGGCGCAACTGCGCGCACGCACCGACGCCGCGCTGGCACTGGTGGGCCTCACGCCCGCTGGGCAAAAAAGACCCGGCGAAATATCTGGCGGCATGAAGCAGCGCGTGGGCATTGCCCGGGCCCTGAGCATGGAGCCCCAGGTGCTGCTGATGGATGAGCCCTTTGGCGCGCTGGACGCCTTGACCCGCGCCAAGCTGCAAGACGAACTGCTGGAGATCGTGGCACGCACGCACAGCACCGTGGTCATGGTGACCCACGACGTGGACGAGGCCGTGCTGCTGTCCGACAAGATCGTGATGATGACCAACGGCCCTGCTGCGACGATTGGCGAGGTGCTCTCCGTCGACCTGCCCCGCCCCCGCAAACGCGTGGAGCTGGCCGAAGACCCGCAGTACGTTCACTACCGCAAGGCGGTGATCGACTTCCTGTACACCCGTCAGGGGCACGTCGAAAAGGCCGCGTGA
- the badH gene encoding 2-hydroxycyclohexanecarboxyl-CoA dehydrogenase has product MRNLNGKTVIVTGGGGGIGGATSRRFAEEGAKVAVFDMNLEAAQKVAHAIQAAGGVAQAFQCDITQRPQVDAAVAAAEAALGPIDVLVNNAGWDVFKPFTKTVPAEWDKLIAINLTGALHMLHAVLPGMAERKAGRIVNVASDAARGGSSGEAVYSACKGGLVALSKTLAREHARQNITVNVVCPGPTDTALLAGVAEGARDPAKLLEAFRSAIPLGRLGHPDDLASAIAFFGSDDAGFITGQVISVSGGLTMHG; this is encoded by the coding sequence ATGCGCAATCTGAATGGAAAGACCGTGATCGTGACCGGAGGCGGCGGCGGCATTGGCGGGGCCACCAGCCGCCGCTTTGCCGAAGAAGGCGCCAAGGTCGCCGTGTTCGACATGAATCTGGAAGCCGCCCAGAAAGTGGCCCACGCCATCCAGGCCGCAGGGGGCGTGGCCCAGGCCTTCCAGTGCGACATCACCCAGCGCCCCCAGGTGGACGCCGCCGTGGCAGCGGCCGAAGCGGCCCTGGGGCCCATCGATGTGCTGGTCAACAACGCGGGCTGGGATGTGTTCAAGCCCTTCACCAAGACCGTGCCCGCCGAGTGGGACAAGCTCATTGCCATCAACCTGACGGGCGCCCTGCACATGCTGCACGCCGTGCTGCCCGGCATGGCCGAGCGCAAGGCGGGCCGCATCGTGAACGTTGCGTCTGACGCGGCACGTGGTGGCTCGTCCGGTGAGGCCGTCTATTCCGCCTGCAAGGGCGGGCTGGTGGCCCTGTCCAAGACGCTGGCGCGCGAACACGCCCGCCAGAACATCACCGTCAACGTGGTCTGTCCCGGCCCCACCGACACCGCCCTGCTGGCGGGTGTGGCCGAAGGCGCCCGCGACCCGGCCAAGCTGCTGGAGGCCTTCCGCAGCGCGATCCCCCTGGGCCGCCTGGGCCACCCCGACGACCTGGCCAGCGCCATAGCGTTTTTTGGCAGCGACGACGCGGGCTTCATCACCGGCCAGGTCATCAGTGTGTCTGGCGGCCTGACCATGCACGGGTAA
- a CDS encoding TRAP transporter small permease, which yields MAIRKILKHLVEALMALSLLGMVIAVFGNVVQRYLWGTGWVVSEELSRLLFVWLVCLAATLAFGEGQHLGFDLVTARLRGAPAVVFRWLSRGLMALALYFLISGAWQQVVVGMDSRSPVMNYPLALGAGGILLMGMCMAAILLLQAWQDLRGTTPPAAPHPADTATEV from the coding sequence ATGGCGATCCGCAAAATCCTGAAGCACCTGGTCGAGGCACTGATGGCGCTGAGCCTGCTGGGCATGGTGATTGCCGTGTTCGGCAACGTAGTGCAGCGCTACCTGTGGGGCACGGGCTGGGTGGTGTCTGAAGAACTGTCGCGCCTGCTGTTTGTGTGGCTGGTGTGCCTGGCGGCCACCCTGGCGTTTGGCGAGGGCCAGCACCTGGGGTTTGACCTGGTCACGGCGCGGCTGCGCGGCGCACCCGCGGTGGTGTTCCGCTGGCTGTCGCGTGGGTTGATGGCGCTGGCGCTGTACTTCTTGATCTCGGGCGCCTGGCAGCAGGTGGTGGTTGGCATGGACAGCCGCAGCCCCGTCATGAACTACCCGCTGGCGCTGGGTGCGGGCGGCATCTTGCTGATGGGCATGTGCATGGCCGCCATCCTGCTGCTGCAAGCCTGGCAAGACCTGCGCGGCACCACGCCCCCTGCTGCTCCCCATCCAGCCGATACGGCCACCGAAGTCTGA
- the badI gene encoding 2-ketocyclohexanecarboxyl-CoA hydrolase, with protein MNFEDILYEVRNGVAWITINRADKMNAFRGQTCDEIIKALNKAGYDRDVGAIVLAGAGDRAFCTGGDQSAHNGNYDGRGTIGLPMEELHTAIRDVPKPVIARVQGFAIGGGNVLATICDLTICSDKAQFGQVGPKMGSVDPGYGTAFLARVVGEKKAREIWYLNRRYSGAEAVAMGLANFCFPHDQLDAEVQKIGEELCERSPTALAIAKRSFNADTAHQAGIAGLGMYALKLYYDTDESREGVNALKDKRKPEFRKYAK; from the coding sequence ATGAATTTCGAAGACATCCTGTACGAAGTGCGTAACGGCGTAGCCTGGATCACCATCAACCGTGCCGACAAGATGAACGCCTTTCGCGGCCAGACCTGCGACGAGATCATCAAGGCCCTGAACAAGGCCGGTTATGACCGCGACGTCGGCGCCATCGTGCTGGCCGGCGCTGGTGACCGGGCGTTCTGCACCGGCGGCGACCAATCGGCCCACAACGGCAACTACGACGGCCGCGGCACCATCGGCCTGCCGATGGAAGAGCTGCACACGGCCATCCGCGACGTGCCCAAGCCTGTCATTGCCCGCGTGCAGGGCTTTGCGATTGGCGGCGGCAACGTGCTGGCCACCATCTGCGACCTGACCATCTGCTCCGACAAGGCGCAGTTCGGCCAGGTCGGCCCCAAGATGGGCTCGGTGGACCCTGGCTACGGCACGGCGTTCCTGGCCCGCGTGGTCGGCGAGAAGAAGGCGCGCGAGATCTGGTACCTGAACCGCCGTTACAGCGGCGCCGAAGCTGTGGCCATGGGCCTGGCCAACTTCTGCTTCCCGCACGACCAGCTCGACGCCGAAGTGCAGAAGATCGGCGAAGAGCTGTGCGAGCGCAGCCCCACCGCACTGGCGATTGCCAAGCGCAGCTTCAATGCCGACACCGCCCACCAGGCCGGCATTGCGGGCCTGGGCATGTACGCCCTGAAGCTGTACTACGACACAGACGAATCCCGCGAAGGCGTGAATGCGCTGAAAGACAAGCGCAAGCCCGAATTCCGCAAGTACGCCAAGTAA
- a CDS encoding gluconokinase, whose amino-acid sequence MNFVPSKVFLVVMGVAGCGKSSLGQVCAAHLRLPLLEGDDFHSASNVNKMRSGVALSDEDRQAWLDTLAAQLQAHPAGVVLTCSALRQRYRDRLRAAVPGLRFVFLSLTQEEARERVAARPGHLFPVSLVASQFETLEDPSHEPGVLRVDATRPLAELGAQVQQWLEVPPGSAPVAASVSHPSLEV is encoded by the coding sequence ATGAATTTTGTGCCTTCAAAGGTGTTTTTGGTGGTCATGGGCGTGGCGGGCTGCGGCAAGTCCAGCCTCGGCCAGGTGTGCGCGGCGCACCTGCGGTTGCCGCTGCTGGAAGGCGATGACTTCCATTCCGCCAGTAATGTCAACAAGATGCGCAGCGGTGTCGCCCTGAGTGATGAGGACCGTCAGGCCTGGCTCGACACGCTGGCCGCCCAGTTGCAGGCCCACCCGGCGGGCGTAGTTCTCACCTGCTCGGCCCTGAGACAGCGCTACCGTGACCGCTTGCGGGCTGCCGTGCCGGGTTTGCGGTTCGTGTTTCTGAGCCTCACACAGGAAGAGGCGCGCGAGCGTGTGGCAGCGCGCCCTGGCCATCTGTTCCCGGTCAGCCTGGTCGCCAGCCAGTTTGAAACGCTGGAAGACCCCAGCCATGAACCCGGCGTGCTGCGCGTGGACGCCACCCGTCCCCTGGCCGAGCTGGGCGCGCAGGTGCAGCAGTGGCTTGAGGTTCCGCCTGGTTCGGCTCCGGTGGCCGCGTCTGTGTCCCACCCCAGCCTGGAGGTCTGA
- a CDS encoding TRAP transporter substrate-binding protein, which translates to MKTFRRTLLAALSVAAVTCSFQVAAQDFKPRLIRFGYGLNEVSNQGRAAKVFAEEVEKASGGKMKIRAIGAAALGSDVQMQQALIGGAQEMMVGSTATLVGITKEMAIWDTPFLFNNAREADAVLDGPVGQKVMDKLQEKGLVGLVYWENGFRNLTNNKRAVTKLEDMEGIKLRVMQNNVFLDSFKTLGANAVPLPFSELFTALETKTVDGQENPYNTILSSKFYEVQKYLTVTNHVYSPWIVLVSKKYWDGLSKAEQKVLLDAARKSRDFERKDTRDEADKALADLKAKGMQINELSPAEANRMREKLGAVNASIAANVGEGLWKEVQAAVAQARAAK; encoded by the coding sequence ATGAAAACTTTCCGCCGTACCCTGCTGGCTGCCCTGTCGGTGGCCGCCGTCACCTGCTCGTTCCAGGTGGCTGCCCAAGACTTCAAGCCGCGCCTCATCCGCTTTGGCTATGGCCTCAATGAAGTGTCCAACCAGGGCCGCGCCGCCAAGGTGTTTGCTGAAGAGGTGGAAAAAGCCTCGGGCGGCAAGATGAAGATCCGCGCCATTGGCGCCGCCGCGCTGGGCTCTGACGTGCAGATGCAGCAGGCATTGATCGGCGGCGCACAGGAGATGATGGTCGGCTCCACGGCCACCCTGGTGGGTATCACCAAGGAGATGGCCATCTGGGACACGCCGTTCCTCTTCAACAACGCCCGGGAAGCTGACGCAGTTCTGGACGGCCCGGTGGGCCAGAAGGTGATGGACAAGCTGCAGGAAAAAGGCCTGGTGGGCCTGGTGTACTGGGAGAACGGGTTTCGCAACCTCACCAACAACAAGCGTGCGGTGACCAAGCTGGAAGACATGGAAGGCATCAAGCTGCGCGTGATGCAGAACAACGTGTTCCTGGACAGCTTCAAGACCCTGGGCGCCAATGCCGTGCCGCTGCCGTTCTCCGAGCTCTTCACCGCGCTGGAAACCAAGACGGTGGACGGCCAGGAGAACCCCTACAACACCATCCTGTCGAGCAAGTTCTACGAGGTGCAGAAGTACCTCACGGTAACGAACCACGTCTACAGCCCCTGGATCGTGCTGGTGAGCAAGAAGTACTGGGATGGTTTGTCGAAAGCCGAGCAGAAAGTGCTGCTGGACGCCGCCAGGAAGAGCCGTGACTTCGAACGCAAGGACACGCGCGACGAGGCCGACAAGGCGCTGGCGGACCTGAAGGCCAAGGGCATGCAGATCAACGAGCTTTCGCCCGCCGAAGCCAACCGCATGCGCGAAAAGCTGGGCGCCGTAAACGCCAGCATTGCGGCCAACGTGGGTGAGGGCCTGTGGAAGGAAGTGCAGGCCGCTGTGGCCCAGGCACGCGCGGCCAAATAA